A genomic segment from Rhizoctonia solani chromosome 11, complete sequence encodes:
- a CDS encoding amino acid permease, giving the protein MSLILNVPLVLLVYALLPNEVIMKTDNLLAVLAEVSLGKPMRVVIVVDCLLVFSVGIFAGVVTGCNLVEALARERVLPQLFLHPLPAMEATYLPVILFVVISIAVYFSSAFSLSTVSTMVSAAFVSTMLLYSTSCLLLKFSLDRLPRAYKSSMWTAVLGIIVMLAILIGNIIQDPRTLGLFAICFTLTLLGILLPSSRLKVARIMLWAMDQTKMFRGWKLDRLVVRWMKHFRKHPVVFWVKDEHINHLMRAVTYIQDNEITDRVIVAHAYTDGMIVLELQANIRLLEELFPSVTIDLVFVRGSFSPV; this is encoded by the exons ATGTCTCTGATCCTGAATGTTCCGTTGGTCCTGCTGGTATATGCGTTACTTCCAAATGAGGTTATCATGAAGACGGACAATTTACTTGCTGTTCTGGCCGAAGTGTCTCTTGGGAAGCCAATGAGGGTCGTAATTGTGGTTGACTGTTTGCTCGTTTTTTCCGTTGGTATATTTGCTGGAGTTGTTACCGGGTGTAATCTTGTTGAAGCTCTAGCTCG GGAGAGAGTACTTCCTCAGTTGTTTCTGCACCCACTTCCTGCAATGGAAGCTACATATCTGCCCGTCATCCTGTTTGTTGTCATCTCCATAGCTGTCTATTTTTCGTCAGCTTTCTCACTCTCGACCGTTTCGACTATGGTTTCAGCGGCATTCGTATCTACTATGCTCCTT TACAGTACATCTTGCCTTTTACTCAAGTTCTCGTTGGATAGATTACCAAGGGCATACAAGTCATCCATGTGGACCGCAGTACTGGGTATCATAGTAATGTTGGCCATCCTAATAGGAAACATTATCCAAGA TCCTCGAACGCTAGGATTATTTGCCATATGTTTCACGTTGACACTGCTGGGAATTTTACTTCCTAGCTCCCGTTTGAAAGTGGCGCGAATAATGCTGTGGGCAATGGACCAGACTAAAATGTTTCGGGGGTGGAAACTTGACCGTTTGGTCGTTCGCTGGATGAAACATTTCCGAAAACATCCCGTCGTCTTCTGGGTCAAAGACGAGCAT ATTAATCATTTAATGCGAGCTGTGACGTATATCCAAGACAACGAAATCACTGACCGTGTGATTGTCGCACATGCTTACACGGACGGGATGATTGTACTCGAGCTTCAGGCAAACATCCGACTTCTCGAGGAACTTTTTCCGTCTGTAACCATAGATCTTGTATTTGTTCGCGGATCTTTTAGTCCGGTG TAG
- a CDS encoding amino acid permease produces MASTNKSSTVLGAIDNLLLRVGAALPSSDPQDMHAYATRAPSQQFLREILDVTQSVSNALVTMLPVSDSKIISLLKEHATHDQVVFEILSYHELKYGPRVPKWKYQSDENGQNTLTCAGSAVVLDLTFEKSVAGADHHSIRLVSLKSSYPTTSESAPVTQPPNTVEDLLGADITAYINEVTREGADATKAAQLAWRVMAHIRYIMLLDSQAAQEAKNGGTGARWFAEVGILSPKVIDLACQEAAGLASQLGAPKAPLDIFLRRAHAFPLINLNSPSISFLIGMTPISYLSLLKASTNHVEGPPSDPQPNIDIPNNLLRRFVAQHPTPPGITTCNLIVVSGNQSNSEPTHPTPPRIPYFPLLGVSSMPSQSHAFPLPDGDSSWVLDFGAKGLVMRRSAMQALVQALGHVGDIDVTLSGMGFMNLGMGLISGENPGWVSMLLQKRSRIITEHLYTTQTSPNRLYPPIHLTLRVPNEAGFVLGRVRVRNMAEVWTILEIVREQCWLNNTISSYVWEETPQHTDTLEAPGLENLLSGKFLSIPTQMNISTGSAPLSLLLQFPVPCKGGVPSVVQLMASYDPTAPRGTRIQFGALDSKLPVTETLGQFENQVDEVVRRAGPLAAVGWLHAQLKAKAFQAVQTALSGRQDVVNPARLLSNLDDDQTYVPFRSFIFIPYRRRTSKLMESRDSETLSEWPPSDEKAPRKAFSLAPDMLSVYFDHQGPRDEPASVTVEEVETRLLPDFSESHFETAARRPRTRENRDLKITSSPSRFTHIGNGWELSNWGSVSCLELTPGQMLQAHARINKPERQMGQFRSSSLSGNGIVGSAFYTFPAMAAVASIFSPISLLVACLIMTIYRPILLELGSAFRLNGTNYVYLLQSSGRTLAAIGATTTLIDAVAASVVSAAAAGAYVKGEFPEIPATDHTIGIYLLVLIALFALFTLRESGKLTLVITIIHMVVMAVLMVGSTIAWTHTGTDMIRHNWELRPTGAARIARSIYIGVCVGITGFECSPGYIKA; encoded by the exons ATGGCTTCAACAAATAAATCATCCACTGTGTTAGGGGCTATAGATAACCTCTTACTCCGAGTTGGCGCGGCGCTGCCATCCTCAGACCCTCAGGATATGCATGCCTATGCGACAAGGGCACCATCTCAGCAATTTCTTAGAGAGATCCTGGATGTGACCCAGTCAGTGTCTAATGCTCTAGTAACCATGCTACCGGTTTCCGATTCCAAGATTATTTCCTTGCTGAAAGAACATGCCACACACGATCAAGTTGTCTTCGAG ATTTTATCCTATCACGAGCTGAAATATGGGCCAAGAGTGCCAAAATGGAAGTATCAAAGCGATGAGAACGGCCAAAACACCCTCACTTGTGCGGGCTCCGCAGTTGTCCTGGACCTCACGTTTGAAAAATCAGTTGCAGGAGCCGACCATCATTCCATTCGACTCGTCTCGTTAAAATCGTCCTATCCCACAACATCAGAGTCCGCCCCGGTAACCCAGCCACCTAACACCGTGGAAGACCTTCTTGGGGCCGATATCACTGCATACATTAATGAGGTTACTAGAGAAGGTGCTGATGCCACAAAAGCTGCCCAGTTGGCATGGCGCGTTATGGCGCACATACGGTATATCATGCTTTTAGATTCGCAGGCTGCTCAAGAGGCCAAAAATGGGGGAACCGGCGCGCGATGGTTTGCGGAGGTCGGGATACTGTCTCCCAAAGTAATAGATCTGGCGTGTCAGGAAGCAGCAGGACTTGCCAG CCAATTAGGGGCCCCCAAAGCACCACTTGACATATTCTTACGACGTGCTCATGCGTTTCCGCTGATCAACCTCAATTCTCCTAGCATCTCATTCCTAATTGGCATGACTCCTATATCGTACCTGAGCCTTCTCAAGGCGTCCACAAACCATGTCGAGGGTCCCCCCTCAGACCCCCAGCCTAACATCGACATCCCAAACAATCTGTTACGGCGATTTGTAGCCCAGCATCCTACGCCGCCTGGCATTACTACCTGCAATTTGATCGTTGTATCTGGCAATCAGTCTAATTCTGAACCCACTCACCCCACACCTCCACGTATACCATACTTCCCACTCCTGGGTGTCTCATCCATGCCGTCACAATCCCACGCATTTCCATTACCTGACGGAGATAGCTCGTGGGTACTAGACTTTGGCGCCAAGGGACTAGTCATGCGACGCAGTGCGATGCAAGCTCTAGTGCAAGCTTTAGGACATGTGGGTGACATTGATGTCACACTCTCTGGTATGGGATTCATGAACCTCGGCATGGGCCTGATAAGTGGAGAGAATCCTGGATGGGTCAGCATGCTG CTTCAGAAGCGTTCTCGAATAATAACAGAGCATCTGTACACGACACAA ACGTCACCCAACCGATTGTACCCTCCTATTCATTTGACACTCCGAGTTCCTAATGAAGCAGGATTTGTACTCGGGCGAGTACGAGTACGGAATATGGCCGAAGTATGGACGATACTGGAG ATCGTTCGGGAACAATGTTGGCTGAACAACACGATTTCATCCTACGTCTGGGAAGAAACACCCCAGCACACAGACACTTTGGAGGCGCCAGGACTGGAAAATCTGCTTTCTG GAAAATTCCTTTCGATTCCTACACAGATGAACATTTCTACGGGGTCAGCGCCCTTGTCCCTTCTACTTCAATTCCCCGTTCCCTGTAAAGGTGGCGTACCATCTGTGGTTCAGCTCATGGCTTCATACGATCCTACTGCACCACGAGGCACTCGCATTCAGTTTGGTGCCCTCGACTCCAAACTACCTGTCACTGAAACTCTGGGCCAATTCGAGAACCAGGTTGACGAGGTTGTGAGAAGGGCGGGGCCACTGGCTGCTGTTGGCTGGCTTCATGCTCAACTAAAGGCC AAGGCCTTTCAGGCTGTCCAAACTGCTCTTTCAGGCCGCCAAGATGTTGTGAACCCTGCCCGACTTTTATCCAATTTGGACGACGAT CAAACCTACGTTCCTTTTCGTTCCTTCATTTTCATTCCTTATCGTCGTCGTACATCAAAGCTGATGGAGTCGAGAGACTCTGAGACTCTAAGCGAATGGCCGCCGAGCGATGAGAAGGCTCCGAGAAAAGCATTCTCACTCGCGCCGGACATGCTTTCTGTTTATTTTGATCATCAGGGTCCCAGAGACGAACCAGCCAGCGTCACCGTCGAGGAAGTGGAGACTCGACTTCTCCCGGATTTTTCAGAGTCCCACTTTGAAACA GCTGCCCGTAGACCCAGGACGAGAGAGAACCGAGACCTAAAGATTACTTCTAGCCCCTCACGCTTTACACACATAGGAAACGGATGGGAACTCAG TAATTGGGGTTCGGTATCTTGCCTCGAGCTTACACCAGGACAAATGCTCCAGGCGCATGCTCGTATAAACAAACCTGAACGACAGATGG GTCAATTTCGATCCAGCTCCTTATCTGGAAATGGGATCGTTGGGTCTGCTTTTTATACATTCCCTGCGATGGCGGCGGTGGCTTCAATATTCTCGCCCATCTCTCTGCTCGTTGCATGCCTGATAATGACGATATATCGACCAATACTTCTGGAACTTGGTAGCGCTTTTAGGCTGAACGGGACCAACTATGTTTATCTATTGCAATCTTCTGGAAGAACACTTGCGGCGATTGGTGCTACCACTACATTAATCGATGCTGTGGCTGCAAGTGTTGTCAGTGCAGCCGCTGCGGGAGCGTACGTCAAGGGGGAGTTTCCGGAAATACCCGCAACTGACCACACCATTGGAATTTATTTATTGGTATTGATCGCCCTTTTCGCTTTATTCACACTTCGTGAAAGCGGTAAACTGACTTTGGTCATTACTATCATTCAT ATGGTTGTAATGGCAGTGCTCATGGTGGGATCGACCATCGCGTGGACACATACCGGCACAGATATGATACGCCATAATTGGGAACTACGACCAACGGGCGCGGCCAGGATAGCCCGTTCAATCTACATTGGGGTCTGTGTAGGAATTACGG GCTTTGAGTGCTCACCTGGGTATATCAAAGCATAA
- a CDS encoding guanine nucleotide-binding protein subunit beta-like protein — protein MSESMRYIGTLTGHKGWVTAIATSSESPDTILTASRAVRLSQAYSPRPHNHFVSDIVISSDGQFALSSSWDHTLRLWDLNTGLTTRRFVGHTSDVLSVSFSADNRQIVSGSRDRTIKLWNTLGECKFDIKEEGHSEWVSCVRFSPNAMNPVIVSCGWDKVVKVWELSKCKLRTNHYGHTGYINSISVSPDGSLAASGGKDGITMLWDLNDGKHLYSLEAGDIVNALVFSPNRYWLCAATASCVKIFDLESKSIVDELKPEYTSTGKTGREPECVSLAWSADGQTLFGGFSDDLVRVWTVSS, from the exons ATGTCCGAGTCTATGCGCTATATCGGAACTCTTACTGGCCACAAAG GCTGGGTCACTGCGATCGCAACCTCTAGCGAATCGCCAGATACCATTTTGACAGCCTCGCGTG CAGTACGGCTATCCCAAGCGTATTCTCCACGGCCACACAACCACTTCGTGTCGGATATTGTCATCTCATCTGACGGCCAATTCGCCCTTTCCTCTTCCTGGGACCACACTCTCCGTCTCTGGGATCTCAACACTGGCCTTACCACCCGTCGCTTTGTTGGACACACTTCTGATGTGCTCTCTGTCAGCTTCAGTGCTGACAACAGGCAGATCGTTTCTGGAAGCCGTGACCGCACCATCAAGCTCTGGAACACTCTCGGAGAGTGCAAGTTTGATATCAAAGAGGAGGGCCACTCCGAATG GGTTTCGTGCGTCCGCTTCAGCCCTAACGCGATGAACCCAGTCATCGTCTCGTGCGGTTGGGACAAGGTTGTCAAG GTCTGGGAGCTCTCCAAGTGCAAGCTCAGGACAAACCACTACGGCCACACTGGTTACATCAACTCGATATCCGTCTCCCCCGATGGTTCGCTCGCTGCTTCCGGAGGCAAGGACGGAATCACCATGCTGTGGGATCTTAACGACGGAAAGCACCTCTACTCGCTCGAGGCTGGTGATATCGTCAATGCTCTCGTCTTTAGCCCTAACAGGTACTGGCTCTGCGCCGCGACAGCGAGCTGCGTTAAGATCTTCGATCTTGAGAGCAA GTCGATTGTTGATGAGCTTAAGCCCGAGTATACCAGCACTGGCAAGACCGGACGGGAACCTGAGTGTGTGTCCCTCGCCTGGTCCGCAGACGGCCAGACCCTCTTTGGTGGATTCTCAGACGACCTTGTTCGCGTCTGGACCGTCAGCTCGTAA
- a CDS encoding Negative regulator of sexual conjugation and meiosis, whose amino-acid sequence MSHVVFPTDGERMARPQASSALFAALAANTERFSQPYQYAIPPLQTSGISRRLSSAGYDSPSSGLPSPTWPTPPHTPSKSQNEPKPLLLPPSVVSSASPIRMSPRANPRRLSNASARFSRRVSLASAYSLSRPPSSARLQSRQVSVRLASSVRNSSYSNGMPEETLGEGDVVGHGMIVNGELVTAVTMANGANARYEIVRKLGSGSYATVFLAREILAEPGPPTDSDLPFEWNGSDDTHADPDMTIRPSSARIYGRSFAIKCLSRASLTSPESLAVQMLEATIHGSLPVHSNVVTLHAALESNSCLFLVLEYVRGPDLFYFLEQSRDTFPPSPLSEEHEHEFTPRAPSHVPEQNRTPPTPSLLSALGPSLILSPTRLKLIASMFRQMCDAVAACHAHGVSHRDIKPENFIVTDAEIGEDRRVVVKLSDFGLATVMMKALIWIVDLLQCRNNCAPTYKPRAADVWSLGIVLINMLYHVNPWSDTFESACPSFTAFRLAPIEFFLSRFAGMTRTVATFLATRVFCIPDTNRIDAEGFGEWVKDLVSHFGEPVSVGGVVVKGCVPVQREGLIDVEGAKEVLGLGLVLAEEVQVVREEGDEGEEEEPMTPVAEEKEIMRTTTSGARKRGKRAKVQDLARELSAQSGKMSRESSGSGTGSKLTKKASKWSLFRVKNEAGVKKEPSSGAGGGSAATVKSLLTSLDAQPAMPEPKYVHPHAPGATHVPHPPMVHQPLPPPPAATTAPTQIPFPVHAPHTPSPLGGRRPADRWGDSPIGQFGTSPVGASGRMYKAPRGSDSNVSLTGSVKSNGPGSVNAFSAPALANAFNPPAPTSAYSPVPIPNAVPPNAHNAAPIPESTSAPRPQNPTTGARARRPSPLRSPTFPTGRLARSRPSRPASPARPRCIPIIPRARRPRSNVKYIEGTPWELDALPRQAHPRVNGQLVQGHIHGGPTGSRRNKPRNANGLGTISEGGERKSMNLERQRSASPEVPKKVQKGQINTLRGMLRAFGAGGKD is encoded by the exons ATGTCGCACGTCGTTTTTCCGACTGACGGTGAGCGGATGGCGCGTCCGCAGGCCAGCTCGGCGCTCTTTGCTGCTCTTGCTGCCAACACCGAGCGCTTCAGCCAGCCATACCAGTACGCGATTCCTCCGCTCCAGACCTCTGGCATCAG CCGCCGACTGTCCAGTGCTGGCTACGACTCTCCCTCGTCTGGCCTGCCGAGCCCCACATGGCCTACGCCGCCGCACACGCCGTCCAAGAGCCAGAATGAGCCCAAGCCGCTGTTGCTCCCACCGTCGGTGGTGTCGTCGGCGTCTCCGATCCGAATGAGTCCACGTGCAAATCCAAGGCGACTCAGCAATGCCTCTGCCCGCTTCTCTCGTCGTGTCTCTCTCGCCAGCGCTTATTCTCTCTCCCGCCCTCCCTCGAGCGCCCGTCTCCAGTCCCGCCAGGTCTCTGTCCGTCTTGCCTCGTCCGTCCGCAACTCGTCCTATTCCAATGGCATGCCTGAAGAAACACTCGGAGAAGGAGATGTCGTTGGTCATGGCATGATCGTCAACGGCGAGCTCGTTACCGCTGTGACCATGGCC AATGGCGCCAACGCACGATACGAAATTGTCCGTAAACTCGGAAGTGGTTCCTATGCTACTGTGTTCCTTGCCCGCGAGATCCTGGCCGAGCCTGGTCCCCCGACCGATAGCGACCTGCCGTTTGAGTGGAATGGATCGGACGACACCCATGCAGATCCCGACATGACGATCCGCCCCTCGAGTGCACGTATCTACGGCCGGTCTTTTGCAATCAAATGTCTCTCTCGTGCGTCCCTCACATCTCCCGAGAGTCTCGCCGTCCAGATGCTTGAAGCCACCATCCACGGAAGTCTCCCTGTCCACTCCAACGTCGTTACGCTCCATGCAGCCCTCGAAAGCAACTCGtgcctcttcctcgtcctcgaaTACGTCCGCGGCCCTGACCTCTTCTACTTTCTCGAGCAGAGCCGCGATACGTTCCCCCCGTCGCCTCTGTCTGAAGAACACGAACACGAATTCACTCCCCGTGCCCCATCCCATGTCCCCGAGCAGAACCGCACCCCGCCAACCCCATCGCTCCTTTCCGCCCTCGGGCCCAGTCTCATCCTCAGTCCGACACGGCTCAAGCTCATCGCGAGCATGTTCAGGCAGATGTGCGACGCCGTTGCTGCCTGCCATGCCCATGGAGTCTCCCACCGCGACATCAAGCCCGAGAACTTTATCGTCACCGATGCTGAGATCGGCGAGGACCGTCGCGTTGTCGTCAAGCTCTCTGACTTTGGTTTGGCTACGGTGATGATGAAAGCGCTGATATGGATTGTGGATCTGCTCC AATGCCGAAACAACTGCGCACCCACCTACAAGCCCCGTGCAGCCGACGTCTGGTCTCTCGGCATTGTCCTTATCAACAT GCTCTACCACGTCAACCCCTGGTCCGACACATTCGAATCTGCCTGCCCATCCTTTACAGCCTTCCGACTTGCACCCATCGAGTTCTTCCTGTCCCGCTTTGCCGGCATGACCCGCACCGTCGCTACATTCCTCGCCACCCGCGTCTTTTGCATCCCCGACACGAACCGCATCGACGCTGAAGGGTTCGGCGAATGGGTCAAGGACCTCGTCTCGCATTTCGGCGAACCGGTTTCCGTAGGCGGTGTGGTTGTCAAGGGATGCGTGCCCGTGCAGAGGGAAGGCCTCATTGATGTCGAGGGTGCCAAGGAGGTGTTGGGTCTCGGTTTGGTCTTGGCCGAAGAGGTTCAAGTGGTCCGTGAGGAAGGAGacgaaggagaagaggaagaacccatgACGCCCGTCGCAGAGGAAAAAGAAATCATGCGCACGACGACTTCGGGAGCTAGGAAACGCGGCAAGCGAG CCAAAGTCCAAGACCTCGCTCGCGAGCTGTCTGCTCAGTCTGGAAAGATGTCTCGCGAGAGTTCGGGTTCGGGCACTGGAAGCAAGTTGACCAAGAAGGCGAGCAAGTGGAGTTTGTTCCGTGTCAAGAACGAGGCGGGTGTCAAGAAGGAGCCGAGCTctggtgctggtggtggATCGGCCGCGACGGTCAAGTCTCTGCTTACCAGCCTCGACGCTCAGCCTGCTATGCCTGAGCCGAAGTATGTGCACCCTCATGCCCCTGGAGCAACGCACGTCCCGCACCCTCCGATGGTGCACCAGCCGCTGCCGCCTCCTCCCGCTGCAACAACCGCCCCGACTCAGATCCCGTTCCCGGTCCACGCGCCTCATACACCTTCTCCCCTCGGCGGACGTCGTCCCGCAGACAGATGGGGCGACTCGCCCATCGGTCAATTTGGCACGTCTCCGGTCGGCGCGAGCGGAAGAATGTACAAGGCCCCCAGAGGGAGCGATTCGAATGTATCGCTTACAGGTTCGGTCAAGTCCAACGGTCCAGGCTCGGTCAATGCGTTCAGCGCACCCGCGCTTGCCAATGCGTTCAACCCCCCTGCCCCAACCAGCGCATACAGTCCTGTCCCAATCCCCAACGCGGTCCCGCCCAACGCCCACAACGCCGCGCCGATCCCCGAGTCTACGAGCGCGCCTCGGCCGCAGAATCCAACAACTGGCGCCAGAGCACGTCGACCGTCTCCACTTCGTTCACCCACTTTTCCAACGGGTCGTCTCGCACGGTCTCGACCGTCGCGACCAGCGTCTCCGGCTCGGCCTCGATGTATTCCCATCATTCCAAGGGCTCGCCGGCCCCGA TCGAACGTCAAGT ATATCGAAGGCACACCATGGGAACTTGAtgctcttcctcgtcaaGCCCACCCTCGAGTCAACGGCCAACTCGTCCAGGGCCACATTCACGGTGGTCCGACCGGGTCTCGGAGGAATAAGCCGCGCAACGCAAATGGCCTAGGCACGATCAGCGAAGGTGGAGAGCGCAAGAGCATGAACCTTGAACGGCAACGGAGTGCGAGTCCCGAGGTTCCGAAGAAGGTTCAAAAGGGACAGATTAATACGCTTCGTGGAATGTTGAGGGCCTTTGGAGCAGGAGGCAAGGATTAA